A region from the Lentimonas sp. CC4 genome encodes:
- a CDS encoding LysR family transcriptional regulator, which produces MHNPLDARQLTNFCEIVNAQSMRKAAKNLNLTTSAVSHSLKRLEEDLGCKLFERDSRKMALTYTGQRLFSYADELLNNLTNARQLVNDWSDVSQKTLRIGATSSACQYLIPVALRELKESFPGMNIQIIPGTSYELKKGIDDHQIDIAIYPSTLPNYKKNQIPIGSDTLHFIVHPMHPWAIEGKADISQIESQQLIITGSKGYTFDLVDEYFRTHSVNLMPFIEIANEEVIKRLVELDIGIGILPQWMIQREELAGSLKSLPLSRRSLKRPWIITHLESKELSFMETLFIGVAKNVAENLFSNTMR; this is translated from the coding sequence ATGCACAACCCACTAGATGCCAGACAATTGACAAACTTTTGCGAAATCGTAAATGCGCAGAGTATGCGTAAGGCCGCTAAGAATTTAAACCTGACAACTTCTGCCGTCAGTCACTCGCTAAAACGCCTCGAAGAAGATTTAGGCTGTAAACTTTTTGAACGCGATTCGCGAAAAATGGCCCTAACTTATACCGGACAACGCCTTTTTTCGTATGCGGATGAGCTGCTGAATAATTTAACCAATGCACGACAGCTCGTAAATGACTGGAGCGATGTATCACAAAAAACACTACGAATCGGTGCCACCTCTTCGGCATGCCAATATTTAATACCCGTCGCACTGCGTGAGCTCAAAGAAAGCTTTCCAGGAATGAACATTCAGATCATCCCAGGCACCAGCTACGAACTCAAAAAAGGCATCGATGATCACCAAATAGACATCGCGATCTACCCTTCGACTCTGCCAAACTATAAAAAGAATCAAATACCAATCGGTTCTGACACGCTGCACTTCATCGTTCATCCCATGCACCCATGGGCTATCGAAGGCAAAGCAGACATCAGTCAAATCGAATCGCAACAGTTGATCATCACAGGCAGCAAAGGCTATACCTTTGACCTCGTGGACGAATACTTTCGCACGCATAGCGTGAACTTGATGCCATTCATCGAAATCGCGAATGAAGAAGTGATCAAGCGATTGGTCGAATTAGATATTGGCATCGGCATCTTACCTCAATGGATGATACAGCGCGAAGAGCTCGCAGGCTCACTCAAATCATTGCCACTCAGTCGCCGCTCACTTAAGCGCCCATGGATCATCACCCACCTGGAATCCAAAGAGCTAAGTTTCATGGAAACCTTATTCATCGGCGTCGCTAAAAACGTAGCTGAGAATCTATTTTCTAATACCATGCGATAA
- the urtA gene encoding urea ABC transporter substrate-binding protein translates to MMTLKQQIAAVCGVATIAFGGLNAEEYPTSVVNTTGLAVTDDTVTVGQLHSITGTMAISETGSVEAERLAIKQINDMGGVLGRKIEIIQEDGASDWPTFAEKSKKLIIQDKVACVFGCWTSASRKAVLPIFEKENNMLYYPTFYEGLEASKNVVYTGQEATQQIIWGLDWAYEELGARTFYLIGSDYIWPRTSMKIARNHIERYLKKKDPKCKVVGEDYYALGHTNFRSLINKVKLKKPDLIFTAVVGGSNVAWYKQLKAAGITSKKYNLLTLSTTEDELLGIGGENAEGFYASMKYYQSLDNPHNVDFVKAFKEMWGEDSVIGDVTQAAYLGPWIWKAAVEKAGSFDIDKIHAAHPGIELPNAPEGYVRVHETNQHLYSRTKIGKMKADGQFEVVAVSEELIEPDPFPKGYQ, encoded by the coding sequence ATGATGACACTGAAACAGCAAATTGCCGCAGTATGCGGAGTAGCTACAATTGCATTTGGGGGACTAAATGCAGAAGAATACCCGACTTCGGTCGTGAACACTACAGGCTTGGCCGTTACGGATGATACCGTAACTGTCGGGCAGCTCCACTCGATCACCGGAACAATGGCGATTAGTGAAACTGGATCGGTTGAGGCTGAACGCCTCGCGATTAAGCAGATCAATGATATGGGCGGCGTGCTAGGTCGTAAGATTGAAATCATTCAAGAAGATGGTGCCAGTGACTGGCCAACCTTTGCTGAGAAGTCTAAGAAGCTGATTATCCAAGATAAGGTTGCTTGTGTTTTCGGTTGTTGGACTTCTGCTTCGCGTAAGGCAGTTCTGCCTATCTTCGAGAAGGAGAATAACATGCTGTATTACCCGACCTTCTATGAAGGTCTGGAAGCCTCAAAGAATGTGGTCTACACCGGTCAGGAAGCGACCCAGCAAATTATCTGGGGCTTGGATTGGGCTTATGAAGAGCTTGGTGCACGCACGTTCTACTTGATCGGTTCGGATTATATCTGGCCGCGCACTTCAATGAAGATCGCTCGTAATCATATCGAGCGCTATCTGAAAAAGAAGGATCCTAAGTGTAAGGTAGTCGGTGAAGATTACTACGCGCTCGGTCATACCAACTTCCGTTCCTTGATTAATAAGGTGAAACTAAAGAAGCCTGATCTGATCTTCACTGCGGTCGTTGGTGGTAGTAATGTCGCATGGTATAAGCAGCTAAAGGCTGCGGGTATCACCTCGAAGAAGTATAACCTGCTCACCCTTTCCACTACGGAAGACGAGCTTCTCGGAATCGGTGGCGAAAACGCCGAAGGGTTCTATGCGAGTATGAAATACTACCAGTCGCTGGATAACCCGCACAACGTAGACTTCGTGAAAGCATTCAAAGAAATGTGGGGCGAAGATTCTGTGATCGGTGATGTGACGCAAGCCGCTTACCTCGGACCTTGGATCTGGAAGGCTGCTGTTGAGAAGGCCGGTAGCTTTGATATCGATAAGATTCACGCAGCACACCCTGGTATCGAACTGCCAAATGCACCTGAAGGTTATGTGCGTGTGCACGAAACAAACCAGCACCTCTATAGCCGCACTAAAATCGGTAAGATGAAGGCTGACGGTCAGTTTGAAGTGGTGGCGGTCTCTGAAGAACTCATTGAGCCAGATCCATTCCCTAAGGGTTACCAATAA
- the urtB gene encoding urea ABC transporter permease subunit UrtB — protein MGDYTAQEIYSIVVMQSFSGVSLLCIYVLMALGLYIIFGQMGVINMAHAEFLVLGSYTMCLFSQLVTDHMPFLTNYYIILAIPLSFGIAFFVGYMVEWLLISRLYKRPLDTLLATWGLSLLMQQCFRTFIGARETSATLPEWLLGSWSASDTIDIPISGLVLLVLTAALTIGLVIYTKKTRMGLRMRATTQNREMTGALGINTKMTDRVTFGIACGISGIAGAFFTTMASTSPSAGTNYIVDSFLVLVVGGLGSLFGLFISGAFLALLSSILEFFMTGSIAKVFLYLVIFIVLMKFPRGLFSSKVRT, from the coding sequence ATGGGAGACTATACAGCACAAGAAATTTACTCGATTGTCGTGATGCAATCATTCAGCGGCGTTAGTTTACTATGTATCTACGTGCTGATGGCTCTAGGGCTATACATTATATTTGGTCAAATGGGGGTGATTAATATGGCCCACGCGGAGTTCCTAGTGCTCGGCTCCTACACCATGTGTTTGTTCTCACAATTGGTGACGGATCACATGCCGTTCTTGACGAACTATTACATCATACTGGCAATACCGCTGTCCTTTGGAATCGCATTTTTTGTGGGATATATGGTCGAGTGGTTATTGATCAGTAGGCTTTACAAACGGCCGTTGGATACATTGCTGGCAACCTGGGGCTTGAGCTTGTTAATGCAGCAGTGCTTTAGAACTTTTATCGGAGCGCGCGAGACGAGCGCGACTTTGCCAGAGTGGTTGTTGGGATCATGGTCTGCTTCGGATACAATTGATATACCAATCAGTGGCCTAGTGCTGCTGGTTTTAACGGCCGCCTTAACGATAGGCCTGGTGATCTATACCAAGAAAACACGGATGGGATTACGGATGCGAGCGACGACACAAAACCGCGAGATGACGGGTGCGCTTGGCATCAACACCAAGATGACCGACCGTGTGACTTTTGGCATTGCCTGTGGGATCTCCGGAATCGCTGGAGCGTTCTTTACTACGATGGCATCGACCTCACCGTCGGCAGGGACGAACTACATTGTTGATTCCTTCCTCGTGCTGGTGGTGGGTGGACTCGGTAGTCTGTTCGGCCTCTTTATCTCGGGAGCGTTCCTTGCCTTACTTTCATCGATCCTTGAGTTCTTTATGACAGGGTCGATCGCCAAGGTGTTTCTCTATCTCGTTATCTTTATCGTGCTGATGAAATTCCCGCGCGGGCTCTTTTCTAGCAAGGTTAGAACATAA
- a CDS encoding urease accessory protein UreD — MSSLTTEPQSTRPAVRGGARLRYELVPEHGTRLMGQWVRPPLHMTKAYHDKGWAVSILTSPTAGLLDGDLLELEVEVCDGARAGLISPAACRIHTMDTGYATVEQRFTVGEKAVLDVWPAPLILQKDASLQQTTRLDVAESSTVLLCEVVNPGRAAYGESFEFTRWASSLRIVRAGKLVAYENFRLLPAKGDAADWRTLYPNGSYAGIYYLTPQPLEDLVQSLHQLELEDATIGASPLRAGGLGIKVLAQDGISLRKAIFAIRNLLVPHSKVEFPVALQRAQTFFS; from the coding sequence ATGTCATCGTTGACTACAGAGCCGCAATCGACGCGACCCGCAGTGCGCGGGGGCGCACGTTTGCGCTACGAGCTGGTGCCTGAGCATGGCACCCGCTTGATGGGGCAGTGGGTGCGCCCGCCGTTGCACATGACGAAGGCCTACCACGATAAGGGTTGGGCGGTCAGTATCTTGACCAGCCCAACGGCTGGATTGTTGGATGGCGACTTGCTCGAGTTGGAGGTTGAGGTGTGCGATGGCGCACGTGCGGGACTGATCAGCCCTGCGGCATGCCGTATTCATACAATGGATACGGGCTATGCGACGGTGGAGCAAAGATTCACTGTTGGTGAAAAGGCAGTGCTGGATGTGTGGCCGGCGCCGTTGATCTTACAAAAAGATGCGAGTTTGCAGCAAACTACGCGACTGGACGTGGCGGAGTCATCGACTGTATTGCTGTGTGAGGTCGTGAATCCCGGGCGAGCGGCTTATGGCGAGAGCTTTGAGTTTACGCGATGGGCGTCGAGTTTACGGATTGTGCGTGCGGGCAAGTTGGTCGCGTATGAAAACTTTCGGTTGTTGCCTGCGAAAGGCGATGCGGCTGATTGGCGCACTCTGTATCCGAATGGATCGTATGCAGGCATTTATTATTTAACTCCACAGCCGCTGGAGGATTTAGTGCAGAGTTTGCACCAGTTAGAGCTAGAGGATGCGACGATCGGTGCGAGCCCGCTGCGTGCAGGTGGGCTGGGTATAAAAGTCTTAGCGCAAGATGGGATTAGTTTGCGCAAAGCGATCTTTGCGATTCGTAACCTGTTGGTTCCGCACTCGAAAGTGGAATTCCCTGTAGCGCTTCAACGCGCACAGACCTTCTTTAGTTAG
- a CDS encoding urease accessory protein UreE produces MHLVTQSISELPTGLEIISVVVDRHKLARRRWRGEGADGADFGFDVSEALSHGDCIYISDTAAYVIDQSPEDCFLITLDGAKEAAWIGWMIGNLHFKASFSNEGVLVQDDLAVRQMLDRERIPYQQVSRVFQPSKQGGHSHDHDHSHDFSSGKFVRL; encoded by the coding sequence ATGCATCTCGTCACCCAATCCATTTCCGAACTTCCCACAGGCCTCGAAATAATCTCCGTTGTTGTGGATCGTCATAAACTGGCGCGCCGTCGCTGGCGTGGTGAAGGCGCGGACGGCGCCGACTTTGGCTTTGATGTGAGTGAGGCGCTGTCGCATGGCGACTGTATTTATATTTCGGATACAGCCGCGTATGTGATCGATCAGAGCCCTGAAGATTGTTTCTTGATCACGCTCGATGGGGCAAAGGAAGCTGCGTGGATTGGTTGGATGATCGGCAATCTACACTTCAAGGCCTCCTTTTCGAATGAAGGCGTATTGGTGCAAGACGATCTCGCAGTGCGTCAGATGTTAGACCGTGAACGGATTCCTTATCAACAAGTGTCACGTGTGTTTCAGCCCAGCAAGCAGGGTGGGCACTCGCATGATCACGATCATAGCCATGATTTCAGCAGCGGAAAATTTGTGCGCCTATAA
- a CDS encoding CmpA/NrtA family ABC transporter substrate-binding protein: MAGNKESGAFSISNHRNALNIGFVPMTDCAPLIAAQELGYFKDAGINVNLSREAGWASVRERMIHRELDGSHAHGSMIYEMACVEGRPSIPCVTGLMLSHNGSAISFSNELWEFGVRDARSMKRVILELQGKRKFRFAVVLKFSTQNYLLRKWLRNGGIDPDVDVEICVVPPPQVFTCLMQGHIDGYCAGEPWSSIGLIQGVCWCAALTDEVEPMHPEKILLVGEAFAEHRHEEHVAMIAALIRAAEYCDKAFNKAELAAILSQKNYFNTSPEALLNALQGPFQRGMGMQSSSMDAIVFRRNNASAPTEEKARWILGEINRNELTKTPLELSSEQIRGYFRMDIFEEAERSLVAA, translated from the coding sequence ATGGCAGGAAACAAAGAGAGTGGTGCGTTCTCAATTTCGAATCATCGAAATGCGCTCAACATCGGTTTTGTGCCAATGACAGATTGTGCTCCATTAATTGCGGCACAGGAGCTCGGCTACTTTAAGGATGCTGGAATCAATGTGAATCTTTCGCGGGAGGCTGGCTGGGCAAGTGTGCGAGAGCGTATGATACATAGGGAGTTGGATGGTTCGCATGCACATGGGAGTATGATTTATGAAATGGCCTGTGTCGAAGGTCGCCCGAGTATCCCTTGTGTGACTGGCTTAATGTTGTCGCATAATGGAAGTGCGATTTCGTTTTCAAATGAATTGTGGGAGTTTGGAGTGCGTGATGCGCGCAGCATGAAGCGAGTGATTCTTGAGTTACAAGGAAAGCGGAAGTTTCGTTTTGCAGTGGTATTGAAATTTTCCACACAGAATTACTTACTGCGCAAATGGTTGCGCAATGGCGGTATTGATCCGGATGTTGATGTAGAAATTTGTGTCGTGCCACCACCTCAAGTTTTTACCTGTCTGATGCAGGGGCATATCGATGGATACTGTGCAGGTGAGCCTTGGAGTTCGATAGGATTAATCCAAGGCGTGTGCTGGTGTGCAGCGTTAACGGATGAAGTGGAGCCGATGCATCCTGAAAAAATCCTGTTGGTGGGTGAAGCCTTTGCCGAGCACCGACATGAGGAACATGTGGCAATGATCGCTGCGTTGATTCGAGCAGCAGAATATTGCGACAAGGCGTTCAATAAGGCTGAGTTGGCAGCAATACTGTCGCAGAAGAACTATTTCAATACGAGTCCCGAGGCTTTGTTGAATGCTTTGCAAGGCCCCTTTCAACGCGGGATGGGGATGCAGTCGAGTTCGATGGATGCGATTGTCTTTCGACGTAACAACGCGAGTGCTCCAACCGAAGAGAAGGCGCGTTGGATCCTCGGCGAGATCAATCGAAATGAATTAACAAAAACTCCTCTGGAGCTCAGTAGCGAGCAGATCCGAGGTTACTTTAGGATGGATATTTTCGAGGAAGCAGAGCGGTCGCTGGTGGCTGCATAA
- a CDS encoding urease accessory UreF family protein, translating to MNADNHTAAWLPALMQVSDPLFPSGAYAHSMGLEQWAHVCQYRNGDDLSLFFKEHAGPALARLELPYLRYVREAIAADDWDLLLELDAEIDAWKWSAEIREGSIAQGRGRLRMLRKLWPDDARLVRYAQAYADGDAAGHNLVVTALQYQMFAVPVEASLLAYAYQSLANFVSASIKLLRISPESAQVALGSGLELLPDWVAASKEVEHAAAGWFAPAFDISSARHATAFSRLFIS from the coding sequence ATGAACGCCGATAATCATACTGCCGCATGGCTGCCTGCACTCATGCAGGTGTCGGATCCACTGTTTCCGTCGGGCGCGTATGCGCACTCGATGGGCTTGGAGCAGTGGGCGCATGTCTGTCAGTATCGCAATGGCGATGACTTGAGTTTGTTTTTTAAAGAACACGCGGGTCCTGCGTTGGCTCGGTTAGAGCTGCCGTATCTACGCTATGTGCGCGAGGCGATTGCGGCAGATGATTGGGATCTACTGCTAGAATTGGATGCTGAGATCGACGCTTGGAAGTGGTCGGCCGAGATTCGGGAAGGCAGCATTGCGCAGGGGCGTGGACGTTTGCGCATGTTGCGCAAGTTGTGGCCGGACGATGCGCGACTGGTGCGCTATGCACAGGCGTATGCCGATGGTGATGCAGCGGGACATAATTTGGTGGTGACTGCGTTGCAGTATCAGATGTTTGCGGTGCCAGTGGAAGCGAGTTTGTTGGCCTATGCCTATCAGAGTTTAGCGAATTTTGTATCTGCTTCAATCAAGTTGCTGCGTATCAGTCCAGAGTCCGCACAGGTTGCCTTAGGCTCGGGGTTGGAACTCTTGCCGGATTGGGTCGCTGCTTCGAAAGAAGTGGAGCACGCTGCGGCCGGTTGGTTTGCGCCTGCCTTTGATATTAGTTCAGCGCGTCATGCCACTGCGTTTTCTCGACTGTTTATTTCTTAA
- the ureG gene encoding urease accessory protein UreG, protein MTQMTTPRPVRVGIGGPVGSGKTMLLLRLIETLHERFSLVAITNDIYTKEDAQFLEKNSPIENSRILGVETGGCPHTAIRDDTSMNEVAVEDLITRHPDAQVVLIESGGDNLSATFSPDLVDAFIYVIDVAEGDKIPRKGGPAIRHSDLLIINKTELAPYVGADLDVMARDSKVQREERPFLFCDLKSRKGLEDVVAWLERECFFPFTAK, encoded by the coding sequence ATGACTCAAATGACTACTCCTCGTCCTGTTCGTGTTGGTATCGGTGGGCCTGTTGGCTCCGGTAAGACGATGCTATTACTGCGCCTAATTGAGACGCTGCATGAGCGCTTCAGCTTAGTGGCGATCACCAATGATATTTATACAAAGGAGGATGCACAGTTCCTCGAAAAAAACAGCCCCATCGAGAACTCCCGTATTCTTGGGGTCGAGACGGGCGGTTGCCCACACACTGCGATTCGTGACGATACGAGTATGAACGAAGTGGCGGTGGAGGATTTGATTACACGTCATCCTGATGCGCAGGTGGTGTTGATCGAGAGTGGTGGCGATAATTTGTCAGCAACGTTCTCACCGGATCTCGTGGATGCGTTCATCTATGTGATCGATGTCGCAGAGGGAGATAAGATCCCACGTAAGGGCGGGCCTGCGATTCGTCACTCAGATTTGTTGATCATTAATAAAACTGAGTTGGCGCCGTATGTCGGTGCGGATCTGGATGTGATGGCTCGCGACTCGAAGGTGCAACGCGAAGAGCGTCCGTTCTTGTTCTGTGATTTGAAGAGCCGCAAGGGGCTCGAAGATGTGGTGGCATGGTTGGAGCGTGAGTGCTTCTTCCCGTTCACTGCGAAGTAA
- the ureC gene encoding urease subunit alpha — MIPGEYRFSDPDALMSINPGLETITIRVTNAGDRPVQVGSHFHFYEVNEGLQFDRDASRGFRLNIAAGTAVRFEPGDVREVELVSLAGAREVHGLNNKVDGQLDASRQELDLKTSSGLQSPSSGLEFTRRQYAEMFGPTVGDQVRLADTDLFIEIEKDLIAESGGYGNEVKFGGGKVIRDGMGQSPLALGADCLDLVLTNATIIDPILGVIKADIGVKDGRIAGIGHAGNPLIQSGVADDMVIGAGTEVIAAEGHIVTAGGFDSHIHFICPQQINEALTSGVTTMVGGGTGPATGTNATTCTPGKWNIERMLESAESFPMNLGFMGKGNASNHEALREQVEAGAMGLKLHEDWGTTPSSIDHCLTVADELDVQVAIHTDTLNESGFVETTIGAFKNRVIHTFHSEGAGGGHAPDILRVCGEPNVLPSSTNPTRPFTVNTIDEHLDMLMVCHHLDSKIPEDVAFAESRIRPQTIAAEDILHDRGAISIMSSDSQAMGRVGEVLIRTWQTADKMKKQFGKLESETHTAADNFRVLRYIAKYTINPAIACGCATDVGSLEVGKLADIVIFKPAFFGVKPEVVLKGGLIATANMGDPNASIPTPQPMYYRPQFAAFGKARSRTSITFVSKAAVESGVAERLGLEKIIRPVENTRTISKHDMVLNDYLPKITIDPETYTVTADGEVLTCEPAEVLPMAQRYFLF, encoded by the coding sequence ATGATTCCAGGCGAATATAGATTTTCCGATCCAGATGCGTTGATGTCCATCAACCCTGGCCTTGAAACGATCACGATCCGCGTGACCAATGCCGGAGATCGTCCGGTGCAGGTCGGCAGTCACTTTCATTTCTATGAAGTAAACGAAGGGCTACAGTTCGATCGTGATGCGAGCCGAGGCTTTCGGTTGAACATTGCCGCAGGCACCGCAGTGCGCTTCGAGCCGGGCGATGTTCGCGAAGTTGAACTCGTCTCATTAGCTGGCGCACGTGAAGTGCACGGCCTGAACAACAAAGTCGACGGGCAGTTGGACGCTTCGCGTCAGGAGTTAGATTTAAAAACTTCCTCAGGTCTCCAGTCTCCTTCCTCTGGTCTCGAATTTACCCGTCGTCAATATGCTGAAATGTTTGGTCCCACCGTGGGCGACCAAGTGCGTCTGGCTGATACCGATCTATTTATTGAAATCGAAAAAGACTTGATCGCCGAGTCCGGTGGTTATGGCAACGAAGTGAAATTTGGTGGCGGCAAAGTGATCCGCGACGGCATGGGGCAATCGCCTCTGGCGCTGGGCGCGGATTGCTTAGATCTCGTGCTGACGAATGCGACGATCATCGACCCGATCCTTGGCGTGATCAAAGCCGACATCGGCGTGAAGGACGGTCGCATCGCAGGCATCGGGCATGCCGGCAATCCCTTGATTCAATCTGGTGTCGCCGATGACATGGTGATCGGTGCGGGCACGGAAGTGATCGCCGCGGAAGGACACATTGTCACCGCCGGTGGTTTTGATTCACACATCCATTTTATTTGCCCACAGCAAATCAACGAAGCATTGACCAGTGGTGTGACCACGATGGTGGGCGGCGGCACAGGGCCTGCAACGGGCACCAATGCCACGACCTGCACGCCAGGTAAGTGGAACATTGAAAGAATGCTGGAGTCGGCAGAATCGTTTCCGATGAACCTCGGTTTTATGGGCAAGGGCAATGCGTCCAACCACGAGGCGCTGCGCGAGCAAGTCGAAGCGGGCGCGATGGGGCTTAAGCTTCACGAAGATTGGGGCACGACGCCGAGCTCGATTGATCACTGTTTAACAGTGGCAGATGAGTTGGACGTGCAGGTCGCGATCCATACTGATACTTTGAATGAATCGGGCTTTGTTGAGACGACGATTGGTGCCTTCAAAAACCGTGTGATTCATACCTTTCACTCTGAAGGCGCAGGCGGTGGACACGCTCCCGATATTTTACGTGTCTGCGGCGAGCCGAATGTGCTGCCGTCATCGACCAATCCGACGCGTCCGTTTACGGTCAACACCATTGATGAGCATTTGGACATGTTGATGGTATGTCATCACTTGGACTCGAAGATTCCAGAGGACGTAGCCTTTGCTGAGTCGCGCATTCGTCCACAGACGATTGCGGCCGAAGATATTTTGCACGACCGCGGCGCGATTTCGATCATGTCGAGTGATAGTCAAGCGATGGGGCGCGTGGGCGAAGTTCTGATTCGGACTTGGCAGACTGCCGATAAAATGAAGAAGCAATTTGGAAAGCTGGAGTCGGAGACGCATACGGCTGCCGATAACTTCCGTGTGCTTCGTTACATTGCAAAATATACGATTAACCCCGCAATTGCCTGTGGGTGTGCGACCGACGTCGGCAGTTTAGAAGTCGGTAAGTTGGCGGACATCGTGATATTTAAGCCAGCATTTTTTGGTGTGAAGCCCGAAGTCGTTTTGAAGGGCGGATTGATTGCTACGGCCAACATGGGAGATCCGAATGCATCGATCCCCACGCCACAGCCGATGTATTACCGTCCGCAGTTCGCTGCCTTCGGCAAAGCACGTTCACGCACATCGATTACCTTTGTCAGTAAGGCTGCGGTTGAATCTGGCGTGGCTGAGCGACTCGGCTTGGAGAAGATCATTCGCCCAGTCGAGAACACGCGCACCATCTCAAAGCATGACATGGTGCTGAATGATTATCTGCCAAAGATCACCATCGACCCTGAAACGTATACCGTGACCGCCGATGGTGAAGTGCTGACCTGCGAACCTGCCGAAGTGTTGCCAATGGCACAGCGCTATTTCTTATTTTAA